In one Agathobacter rectalis ATCC 33656 genomic region, the following are encoded:
- the asp3 gene encoding accessory Sec system protein Asp3, whose amino-acid sequence MVNDTWTVYWEEVMSDSYGYGSEVEFNKDKSVRYSNRLMPPGTVVHRWYSKTNYQMHRLEPTLPLIDGESTYFIGLNIDYNSVESEALILRIIFYDRYDNETKSTIVRDNKAYFLPPITTYSYSIELINGGNADFTFKSLIIKEVSKEEFDEDQKRIEKLKKIASKGQKKRRKNKKSK is encoded by the coding sequence ATGGTAAATGATACTTGGACAGTATATTGGGAAGAGGTTATGTCTGATTCATATGGGTATGGGTCAGAGGTGGAATTTAATAAAGACAAATCAGTAAGATATTCTAACAGGCTTATGCCACCGGGAACTGTGGTTCACAGATGGTATTCAAAGACGAATTATCAGATGCACAGGCTAGAACCAACATTGCCGCTTATTGATGGCGAGAGCACATATTTTATCGGGCTGAACATTGATTATAACAGTGTGGAAAGCGAGGCTCTGATTCTTCGTATCATATTTTACGACAGGTACGATAACGAGACGAAAAGCACTATTGTGAGAGATAATAAAGCATATTTTTTACCACCAATCACGACATACAGTTATTCAATAGAATTGATTAATGGCGGAAATGCGGATTTCACGTTTAAGTCACTTATAATAAAAGAGGTTTCAAAGGAAGAGTTTGATGAAGACCAGAAGAGAATTGAAAAGCTTAAAAAGATTGCTAGCAAAGGTCAAAAAAAGCGAAGAAAAAATAAAAAATCTAAGTGA
- the secA2 gene encoding accessory Sec system translocase SecA2 — MKTRRELKSLKRLLAKVKKSEEKIKNLSDNELKHLTVEFKDRYQSGESLDSLLPDAFAAIVEADERVLGKRPYDVQILAGAALHKGYLAEMNTGEGKTLAATMPLYLNALTGKSCMLVTTNDYLASRDGEEMGEVYSFMGLTCSYPDGNDSNTNKRTDDERKIFYSADIIYTTNGTLGFDYLFDNLVKNKSDRFLCDFNYVIIDEADSVLLDAAIMPLVISGVPRVQSNLYNLCDFFVTTLVEDIDYIEEDKAVWLTPKGVKFAESFFGIPNFYGKEYFEINRHVTLALRAHKLLENKKDYVISPDGEVELFDGATGRLMHGVKLRGGQHQAIEAKEKVEISQEYRTVASVTFQNLFMLFDKMAGMSGTLMDAKDELFEVYHKRVVKIPTNKPMIRKDHKDKYFRNARDQFHTAANDVIELHKTGQPVLVVLNSVTDTDLFSRLMIQYNIPHNVLNASNAFWEAQIIAGAGQLNAVTVATTMAGRGTDIKLGEGVKELGGLAVIGVGRMENRRSERQARGRAGRQGDPGFSQYYVSLEDDIVGAEDDEKLEKYIDGKRWISRSRIRRIVNQSQRLNNEMAEMNRKRSVQYDQVLQRQRDLIYATRKNLLDGASVEEEKIVEIAKENISDFVNHFDCIQSNNKHGRRRGRKKDSDKNTNTQQYTSMLNRYILDNISYKLDAGLSKSDMQSAATVSDYLMLRVYQGLSRQRERIGDEEAYEQFVREATLKAVDDGWVELIDYLEQLKYAVAGRASAQRNVMFEYQNEAFESFLDTEKAVKCNIIRNILLSDVKIGKDGRLQVIYP, encoded by the coding sequence ATGAAGACCAGAAGAGAATTGAAAAGCTTAAAAAGATTGCTAGCAAAGGTCAAAAAAAGCGAAGAAAAAATAAAAAATCTAAGTGATAATGAATTAAAACATCTTACAGTTGAGTTTAAGGACAGATACCAGAGTGGTGAATCACTGGATTCGTTATTGCCGGATGCATTTGCAGCTATTGTTGAGGCTGATGAAAGAGTTCTTGGAAAAAGACCATATGATGTTCAGATTCTTGCAGGAGCAGCCTTACACAAGGGATATCTTGCCGAGATGAATACAGGTGAAGGTAAAACTCTGGCAGCTACGATGCCTTTATATCTGAATGCCTTGACAGGTAAAAGCTGTATGCTTGTCACGACAAATGACTATCTTGCTTCACGTGATGGTGAGGAGATGGGTGAAGTATATTCTTTTATGGGACTGACATGCTCATATCCTGATGGTAATGATTCTAATACTAATAAGAGAACGGATGATGAACGTAAAATATTTTATTCAGCGGATATCATATATACCACAAACGGTACATTGGGTTTTGACTATCTGTTTGATAATCTTGTTAAGAATAAGTCAGATAGGTTTTTGTGTGATTTCAATTATGTAATTATTGATGAGGCTGACTCGGTGCTTTTGGATGCCGCTATTATGCCGCTTGTTATATCAGGAGTTCCGCGTGTGCAGTCAAATCTTTATAATCTGTGTGATTTCTTTGTTACGACACTGGTTGAGGATATTGACTATATTGAAGAGGACAAGGCTGTCTGGCTTACTCCAAAGGGAGTTAAATTTGCAGAGAGCTTTTTTGGTATTCCTAACTTTTATGGCAAGGAATATTTTGAAATCAACAGGCATGTTACGCTGGCATTGAGAGCTCATAAATTGCTCGAAAATAAAAAAGATTATGTAATCAGCCCGGATGGAGAGGTGGAACTGTTTGACGGAGCGACAGGACGTCTCATGCATGGTGTAAAGCTGCGTGGCGGTCAGCATCAGGCTATAGAGGCAAAGGAAAAGGTAGAGATATCGCAGGAATACAGAACTGTGGCATCTGTTACCTTTCAAAATCTGTTCATGCTGTTTGACAAGATGGCCGGCATGAGCGGTACACTCATGGATGCAAAGGATGAGCTTTTTGAGGTATATCACAAGAGGGTTGTTAAAATACCGACAAACAAGCCAATGATTAGGAAAGACCATAAAGATAAATATTTTAGAAATGCAAGAGATCAGTTTCACACTGCAGCAAATGATGTTATTGAATTGCATAAAACAGGACAGCCTGTGCTCGTAGTTTTAAACTCTGTTACAGATACCGATTTGTTTTCGAGATTGATGATTCAGTACAATATCCCGCATAACGTACTAAATGCCAGTAATGCTTTTTGGGAAGCGCAGATTATCGCAGGAGCAGGTCAGCTGAATGCGGTCACGGTTGCTACAACTATGGCAGGAAGAGGAACAGATATAAAGCTTGGAGAAGGTGTGAAGGAGCTTGGAGGTCTGGCTGTTATAGGTGTGGGAAGGATGGAAAACAGAAGGTCTGAAAGGCAGGCAAGAGGCCGCGCCGGCAGACAGGGGGACCCGGGCTTCAGCCAGTACTATGTGAGCCTCGAGGATGACATAGTAGGTGCTGAGGATGATGAAAAGCTTGAAAAGTACATTGATGGAAAGCGATGGATAAGCAGGAGCCGGATAAGACGTATTGTAAATCAAAGCCAGCGATTAAATAATGAGATGGCAGAGATGAATCGTAAGAGATCTGTGCAGTACGACCAGGTCCTCCAGCGTCAGCGTGACTTAATCTACGCAACCAGAAAGAACCTGCTCGACGGCGCAAGCGTCGAGGAGGAGAAGATAGTAGAGATTGCGAAGGAGAATATTTCAGATTTCGTTAATCATTTTGACTGCATACAGAGTAATAATAAGCATGGCAGGCGCCGTGGCAGAAAGAAAGATAGCGATAAAAATACCAATACACAGCAATACACATCCATGCTTAACAGATACATTCTTGACAATATCTCCTACAAGCTGGACGCCGGTCTGTCAAAGTCTGACATGCAAAGCGCCGCCACTGTTAGCGATTACCTGATGCTTCGCGTGTATCAGGGGCTTTCAAGACAGCGTGAGCGCATAGGCGATGAGGAGGCTTACGAGCAGTTTGTCCGCGAGGCAACTCTAAAGGCGGTGGATGATGGCTGGGTTGAGCTGATTGACTACCTTGAGCAGCTCAAGTATGCGGTAGCGGGAAGAGCATCCGCTCAGAGAAATGTTATGTTTGAATACCAAAATGAGGCTTTCGAGTCGTTTTTGGATACAGAAAAAGCGGTAAAATGTAATATCATAAGGAATATTTTGCTTAGTGATGTGAAAATCGGCAAGGATGGCAGGCTGCAGGTCATCTACCCTTAA
- the gtfA gene encoding accessory Sec system glycosyltransferase GtfA, with protein sequence MVYNFNLGIGWASSGVEYAQSYRANLLRRAHIPARFVFTDMFPTENIEHMTRNIGFLDEEVIWLYTFFTDVRTSPVTFTLKQLEASMAEEDYTFSREGKTCRYQFKESGRFYTCYMVDDTSDLVHRVEIVSNGCLIRKDYYTYCRTFSEYYAPLDGKAHLYGRTFFNEDGSVCYEEVIEDDSTFYRIGAQVLYTKADLVGYMVKRLNLTADDVVIIDRTTGIGQAILENCGPARVGIVVHADHFSEGGTDDDYILWNNYYEYSFSQTEHIDFYITATDAQNELMRQQFKKYCGKEPQVVTIPVGSLDELKYPDEPRKRHSLITASRLATEKHCDWLVEAVVKAKESVPDISLDIYGKGGDEAKLKGLIGRLGCADYVHLMGQQKLDDVYKHYDAYVAASQSEGFGLTLMEAIGSGLPIVGFDVRYGNQTFIDDGQNGYKIPITDEMDQKEKIKLLSERIVRMFTEDDMDAFSGHSYEKAKEYLTKEVVHRWIELLK encoded by the coding sequence ATGGTATATAACTTCAATCTCGGAATAGGCTGGGCTTCAAGCGGTGTGGAGTACGCACAGAGCTACAGGGCTAATCTGCTCCGCAGGGCGCACATTCCGGCAAGGTTTGTTTTCACAGATATGTTTCCAACAGAAAATATAGAGCACATGACAAGAAATATCGGCTTTTTGGATGAGGAAGTGATATGGCTATACACATTTTTTACAGATGTGAGGACATCGCCTGTCACCTTTACTCTAAAGCAGCTTGAGGCTTCGATGGCAGAGGAGGATTATACCTTTTCCAGAGAGGGCAAGACGTGCAGGTATCAGTTTAAGGAGAGCGGCAGGTTCTACACCTGCTACATGGTTGATGATACAAGTGATCTAGTGCACAGAGTCGAGATTGTTTCAAACGGATGCCTGATCAGGAAGGATTATTACACTTATTGCAGGACCTTCAGCGAGTACTATGCTCCGCTTGACGGCAAGGCTCATCTGTACGGCAGGACATTTTTCAATGAGGATGGCTCAGTGTGCTACGAGGAGGTCATAGAGGATGACAGCACCTTTTACAGGATTGGAGCGCAGGTGCTTTATACCAAGGCTGACCTGGTCGGCTATATGGTAAAGAGGCTTAACTTAACGGCTGATGATGTGGTGATCATCGACAGGACGACAGGCATAGGCCAGGCAATCCTCGAAAACTGTGGACCGGCGCGCGTAGGAATAGTGGTGCATGCGGACCATTTCAGCGAGGGCGGCACGGATGATGATTACATACTGTGGAACAACTATTATGAGTATTCGTTTTCACAGACTGAGCACATAGATTTCTACATCACAGCGACAGATGCGCAGAATGAGCTTATGAGGCAGCAGTTCAAGAAGTATTGTGGAAAAGAGCCTCAAGTGGTGACTATTCCGGTGGGCAGTCTGGATGAGCTTAAGTATCCGGATGAGCCGAGAAAGAGGCACTCGCTCATCACTGCGTCGCGTCTTGCGACTGAGAAGCACTGTGACTGGTTGGTGGAGGCCGTTGTGAAAGCAAAAGAAAGCGTGCCTGACATTTCGCTTGACATATATGGCAAGGGTGGCGATGAGGCGAAGCTTAAGGGACTTATCGGCAGGCTGGGCTGTGCCGATTATGTGCATTTGATGGGACAACAGAAATTAGATGATGTATACAAGCACTATGATGCGTATGTGGCAGCTTCACAGAGTGAGGGCTTCGGGCTCACACTCATGGAGGCCATAGGCTCAGGGCTTCCTATAGTGGGCTTTGATGTGAGGTATGGCAACCAGACCTTTATCGATGATGGGCAAAACGGCTACAAAATTCCAATCACCGATGAGATGGATCAGAAGGAGAAGATAAAGCTTCTTTCTGAGCGTATAGTGAGGATGTTTACAGAGGATGACATGGATGCATTTTCAGGACATTCATATGAGAAGGCCAAAGAATATCTGACTAAGGAGGTGGTTCACAGATGGATAGAGCTGTTGAAGTAA